One window of Pocillopora verrucosa isolate sample1 chromosome 9, ASM3666991v2, whole genome shotgun sequence genomic DNA carries:
- the LOC131793791 gene encoding uncharacterized protein — translation MKILFSLAVILAVGLVLAQEPPLPPPPGPEPPGPEPPGPEPPGPEPPGPQPPGPQPPGGKHPKDICLDEWNACVESGEGFGCLPKYYECLNAYTRICRKKFRNQGCYEALGKEECWKKLKICYGHKPE, via the exons ATGAAGATTCTTTTCTCGCTTGCTGTAATCCTCGCGGTTGGTCTTGTATTGGCCCAAGAACCTCCACTCCCGCCGCCACCGGGACCAGAACCCCCAGGACCAGAACCCCCAGGGCCAGAACCCCCAGGACCAGAACCTCCGGGGCCACAACCCCCAGGGCCACAACCACCAGGAGGAAAACATCCGAAAGAC ATTTGTTTGGATGAGTGGAACGCATGCGTGGAGTCCGGGGAGGGTTTTGGTTGCTTACCAAAATACTATGAATGCCTAAATGCCTACACA AGGATATGCAGGAAAAAGTTCAGAAACCAGGGATGTTATGAAGCACTCGGGAAAGAAGAGTGTTGGAAGAAGCTTAAAATATGCTATGGGCATAAGCCTGAATGA